A genomic region of Micromonospora sp. NBRC 110009 contains the following coding sequences:
- a CDS encoding NADH-quinone oxidoreductase subunit NuoF family protein: MMRTTVPPVACVGEPRLTAGFAEFGRLDLMAHEHVHGPIGPMEPAALLRLAEAIDLKGKGGAGFPFARKLRAVLESCERQGLSAVVVVNATEGEPASWKDKVLLTRAPHLVLDGAALAAYALDAEEVVIGVADDVVGRPSLTEALQERRMPVPTTIVTAPHRFISGEGGALVNGINGLPHIPPGTKRRSSDSGVSGLPTLLSNAETFAQLAVAARIGPYEYAALGTDDEPGTVLLTVTGAAKRPAVVECAAGTPLREILELCEVPDGPGLLLGGYHGKWITPAAADRAEVSRKGLAAVGGTLGAGIVVPLSGDTCPLGEAAQVVRYLAGESAGQCGPCKMGLPDLARALDLAVSGSAPIEVVRAAAGDVKGRGACSHPDGTARFALSAVEVFAEDLRLHATGEGCGKRVKGLMGLPGAPDGNPQKLTLDWSRCDGHGLCAHVVPDFIRLDGNGYPAFPATPVPSWLREGALKAVKVCPELALRLVKAE; encoded by the coding sequence GTGATGCGCACGACCGTGCCCCCGGTGGCCTGCGTCGGCGAGCCGCGGCTCACCGCCGGCTTCGCCGAGTTCGGCCGGCTCGACCTGATGGCCCACGAGCACGTCCACGGGCCGATCGGGCCGATGGAACCGGCCGCACTGCTCCGGCTCGCCGAGGCGATCGACCTCAAGGGCAAGGGCGGGGCGGGGTTCCCGTTCGCCCGCAAGCTGCGCGCGGTGCTGGAGTCCTGCGAGCGGCAGGGCCTCTCCGCCGTGGTGGTGGTGAACGCCACCGAGGGCGAGCCGGCGAGCTGGAAGGACAAGGTGCTGCTCACCCGGGCACCGCACCTCGTCCTGGACGGCGCGGCGCTGGCGGCGTACGCGCTGGACGCCGAGGAGGTCGTGATCGGGGTGGCCGACGACGTCGTCGGCCGGCCGTCGCTGACCGAGGCGTTGCAGGAGCGGCGGATGCCGGTGCCGACCACCATCGTCACCGCGCCGCACCGGTTCATCTCCGGCGAGGGCGGTGCGTTGGTCAACGGCATCAACGGCCTGCCGCACATCCCGCCCGGCACCAAGCGGCGCTCCAGCGACTCTGGCGTCAGCGGCCTGCCCACCCTGCTCTCCAACGCCGAGACGTTCGCCCAGCTCGCCGTCGCCGCCCGCATCGGCCCGTACGAGTACGCCGCGCTCGGCACCGACGACGAGCCGGGGACCGTGCTGCTCACCGTCACCGGGGCGGCGAAGCGTCCGGCGGTGGTGGAGTGTGCTGCCGGCACCCCGCTGCGCGAGATCCTCGAACTGTGCGAGGTGCCCGACGGGCCGGGCCTCCTGTTGGGCGGCTACCACGGCAAGTGGATCACCCCGGCGGCGGCGGACCGGGCCGAGGTGTCCCGCAAGGGCCTCGCCGCGGTCGGCGGCACCCTCGGCGCCGGCATCGTCGTCCCGCTCAGCGGGGACACCTGCCCGCTCGGCGAGGCCGCCCAGGTGGTGCGCTATCTGGCCGGCGAGTCCGCCGGGCAGTGCGGGCCGTGCAAGATGGGCCTGCCCGACCTGGCCCGCGCCCTCGATTTGGCGGTCTCCGGCAGCGCCCCGATCGAGGTGGTCCGGGCCGCGGCCGGGGACGTGAAGGGGCGCGGCGCGTGCAGCCACCCGGACGGCACCGCCCGCTTCGCCCTCTCCGCGGTGGAGGTGTTCGCCGAGGACCTGCGGCTGCACGCCACCGGCGAGGGCTGCGGCAAGCGGGTGAAGGGCCTCATGGGCCTGCCCGGGGCGCCCGACGGCAACCCGCAGAAGCTCACCCTGGACTGGTCCCGCTGCGACGGTCACGGGCTCTGCGCCCACGTGGTGCCGGACTTCATCCGGCTCGACGGCAACGGTTACCCCGCCTTCCCCGCCACCCCGGTGCCCAGCTGGCTGCGCGAGGGCGCGCTGAAGGCGGTCAAGGTCTGTCCCGAACTCGCGCTCCGGCTGGTCAAGGCCGAGTAG
- a CDS encoding TlpA family protein disulfide reductase, which yields MRPRSPLPARVARRLVPAALLAVALPATAACAVGPERATPVGVVAAPSAGPVTGSPTAGPSPTARPSPAVPAKVPETLSFSAKTLDGTTFSAAALAGRPVVLWFWAPWCATCASQAWTVAEIAPRYRDSVPIVGVAGLGQQQAMKDFVAEFDLAGTPQLDDRAGALWRRFEVVEQSTFLIIDRDGRVVHQGFLDGESLTRQVETLARG from the coding sequence ATGCGACCCCGTTCCCCGCTGCCGGCCCGCGTGGCCCGGCGCCTCGTCCCGGCCGCCCTGCTGGCCGTCGCGCTGCCGGCCACGGCCGCCTGCGCGGTCGGCCCGGAGCGGGCCACGCCGGTGGGCGTCGTCGCCGCCCCCTCGGCCGGTCCGGTCACCGGCTCGCCGACCGCCGGACCGTCGCCGACCGCCCGACCGTCGCCGGCCGTGCCGGCAAAGGTGCCGGAGACGCTGTCGTTCTCCGCGAAGACCCTCGACGGTACGACGTTCTCCGCCGCCGCCCTGGCCGGCCGGCCGGTGGTGCTCTGGTTCTGGGCGCCCTGGTGCGCCACCTGCGCGAGTCAGGCCTGGACGGTCGCCGAGATCGCTCCGAGGTACCGGGACAGCGTGCCCATCGTCGGCGTCGCCGGGCTCGGCCAGCAGCAGGCGATGAAGGACTTCGTCGCCGAGTTCGACCTGGCCGGCACCCCGCAGCTCGACGACCGGGCCGGGGCGCTGTGGCGGCGGTTCGAGGTGGTCGAGCAGAGCACCTTCCTGATCATCGACCGGGACGGCCGGGTCGTGCACCAGGGCTTCCTCGACGGGGAGTCGCTGACCCGCCAGGTCGAGACGCTGGCCCGGGGATGA
- a CDS encoding alcohol dehydrogenase catalytic domain-containing protein: MRALCWEGTDALAVRQVPDPELRNAHDMIVRVRRSVTCGADLPLLAGQVPHLAAGDVLGHEFLGEVVEVGPEVRRHRVADRVVVCAGVACGACWFCRRGLFACCDNGTPDGAAAEAAWGQPTGGCFGHPAPLGGFAGSHAEYVRVPYADVGAFTVPEAVSDDRAVFASDAAPTGWMGAELGDVTPGDVVAVWGAGAVGQLTAGAALARGAERVVIVDDHDDRLRMAERHVGAEPLNYRYVDVPAELRERSGGRGPDVCVEAVGMPAEPPGLLGRRDGGERPLALREAVHACRKGGIVVVLGTWTGFVDTFPLGAVMNKGLTVRGARQHGQRWIPTLLDRMARDELRTEHLATHRLPLERGPDGYTLFRDRADGCVRAVFAP; this comes from the coding sequence GTGAGGGCGCTCTGCTGGGAGGGCACCGACGCGCTGGCGGTGCGCCAGGTTCCCGACCCGGAGCTGCGCAACGCGCACGACATGATCGTCCGGGTGCGGCGCAGCGTCACCTGCGGGGCGGACCTGCCGCTGCTGGCCGGACAGGTTCCCCACCTGGCCGCCGGGGACGTGCTCGGGCACGAGTTCCTCGGCGAGGTGGTCGAGGTCGGCCCGGAGGTACGCCGGCACCGGGTCGCCGACCGGGTGGTGGTCTGCGCCGGGGTCGCTTGCGGCGCCTGCTGGTTCTGCCGGCGGGGCCTCTTCGCCTGCTGCGACAACGGCACCCCGGACGGGGCGGCGGCGGAGGCGGCGTGGGGCCAGCCCACCGGCGGCTGCTTCGGCCACCCCGCCCCGCTGGGCGGCTTCGCCGGCAGCCACGCCGAGTACGTGCGGGTGCCGTACGCGGACGTCGGCGCGTTCACCGTGCCGGAGGCGGTCAGCGACGACCGGGCCGTCTTCGCCTCCGACGCCGCGCCGACCGGCTGGATGGGCGCCGAGCTGGGCGACGTGACGCCGGGCGACGTGGTGGCGGTCTGGGGCGCGGGAGCGGTCGGCCAGCTCACCGCTGGGGCCGCCCTGGCGCGGGGCGCGGAACGGGTGGTGATCGTCGACGACCACGACGACCGGCTGCGGATGGCCGAACGGCACGTCGGCGCGGAACCGCTCAACTACCGGTACGTGGACGTCCCCGCCGAGCTGCGGGAACGCAGCGGCGGCCGGGGCCCGGACGTGTGCGTGGAGGCGGTCGGCATGCCGGCGGAGCCGCCCGGGCTGCTCGGCCGGCGGGACGGCGGGGAGCGGCCGCTGGCGCTGCGCGAGGCGGTGCACGCCTGCCGCAAGGGCGGCATCGTGGTGGTCCTCGGCACCTGGACCGGCTTCGTGGACACGTTTCCGCTCGGTGCCGTGATGAACAAGGGGCTGACCGTGCGCGGCGCCCGGCAGCACGGGCAGCGCTGGATCCCGACGCTGCTGGACCGGATGGCCCGCGACGAGCTGCGGACCGAGCACCTGGCCACCCACCGCCTGCCGCTGGAGCGGGGCCCCGACGGCTACACCCTCTTCCGCGACCGGGCCGACGGTTGCGTACGGGCGGTCTTCGCCCCGTGA
- a CDS encoding saccharopine dehydrogenase family protein, translated as MRDDRPYDLVLFGATGFTGGLTAEYLARRAPEGLRWALAGRNPAKLVAVRDRLAALDPGLAELPLLTADVTDPASLRAVAESARVVASTVGPYIHHGEPLVAACAAAGTDYLDITGEPEFVDLMYVRHHAEAVRTGARLVHACGFDSVPHDLGAWFTVRQLPTDGPVTVDGYVRAGGRFSAGTYHSALTAFSRTGEMTRAARARKAVEPRPAGRRVRAVPGKVGRVKEFGMWAVPLPTIDPQVVRRSAAARPEYGPDFRYRHFAAVKRLPTILAAGVGMAGLVGLVKLPPTRRWLLGRLSSGQGPSAQQRAKSWFRVRFIGTGGGRRVLTEVAGGDPGYDETAKMLAESALCLAFDELPPTAGQVTTVTAMGDALLDRLVTAGITFRVVGA; from the coding sequence ATGCGCGACGACCGCCCGTACGACCTCGTCCTCTTCGGCGCCACCGGGTTCACCGGCGGCCTCACCGCCGAATACCTGGCCCGGCGCGCCCCGGAGGGGCTGCGCTGGGCGCTCGCCGGGCGCAACCCGGCCAAGCTGGTTGCGGTGCGGGACCGGCTCGCCGCGCTCGACCCGGGCCTGGCCGAGCTGCCGCTGCTGACCGCCGACGTCACCGACCCGGCGTCGCTGCGCGCGGTCGCCGAGAGCGCGCGGGTGGTCGCCAGCACCGTCGGCCCGTACATCCATCACGGGGAGCCGCTGGTCGCGGCCTGCGCGGCCGCCGGCACCGACTACCTCGACATCACCGGCGAGCCGGAGTTCGTCGACCTGATGTACGTGCGGCACCACGCCGAGGCGGTGCGCACCGGGGCCCGGCTGGTGCACGCCTGCGGCTTCGACTCCGTCCCGCACGACCTGGGCGCCTGGTTCACCGTCCGGCAACTCCCCACCGACGGGCCGGTCACCGTGGACGGCTACGTCCGGGCCGGCGGGCGGTTCTCCGCCGGGACCTACCACTCGGCGCTCACCGCGTTCTCCCGCACCGGGGAGATGACCCGGGCGGCCCGGGCCCGCAAGGCGGTCGAGCCGCGGCCGGCGGGGCGCCGGGTCCGGGCCGTGCCCGGGAAGGTGGGCCGGGTGAAGGAGTTCGGCATGTGGGCGGTGCCGCTGCCGACGATCGACCCGCAGGTGGTCCGCCGGTCGGCGGCGGCCCGCCCGGAGTACGGCCCGGACTTCCGCTACCGCCACTTCGCCGCGGTGAAACGGCTGCCGACGATCCTCGCCGCCGGGGTGGGCATGGCCGGCCTGGTCGGGCTGGTGAAGCTGCCGCCGACCCGGCGCTGGCTGCTCGGCCGGCTCTCCTCCGGGCAGGGGCCGAGCGCGCAGCAGCGGGCGAAATCCTGGTTCCGGGTCCGGTTCATCGGCACCGGCGGCGGCCGGCGGGTGCTCACCGAGGTGGCCGGCGGCGACCCCGGGTACGACGAGACTGCCAAGATGCTCGCCGAGTCGGCGCTCTGCCTGGCGTTCGACGAGCTGCCGCCCACCGCCGGGCAGGTGACCACGGTGACCGCGATGGGGGATGCCCTGCTGGACCGGCTGGTGACGGCCGGCATCACGTTCCGGGTGGTCGGCGCTTGA
- the serS gene encoding serine--tRNA ligase, which yields MLDMELIRKDREAVATALAKRLDPAEVNRALDEIQRLDQERRALITEIDAERQRRKAEARAYAQAKRSGTAPEPAAPEAERKQLAELESQLDEVQSRLRSTMSELPNLPADDVVAGGKEANRVVRTFGEAPAIEQVRDHVELSRALGLVDHERGVKLGGSGFWMYTGMGARLEWALVNWLIEQNIQAGYEFLLPPHLLLDSAGFAAGQFPKFYDDVYHLDRQSAPRGQFLLPTAETAILGAFQDEILETAKLPLKAFAYTPCYRREAAGSHSDERGTVRGHQFNKVEIFQFTLPEQADAALEQMVAHVEGLVGALGLHFQTSLLAAGDASAAMRKTLDVEVWMPSTGKYKEVSSVSWGGDYQARRAAIRYREPGGKQTRFVHTLNGSALATSRLFPAILEQFQQSDGSVLVPEVLRPQLNTDRLTPIR from the coding sequence ATGCTCGACATGGAGTTGATCCGGAAGGATCGCGAGGCGGTGGCGACCGCGCTGGCGAAGCGTCTGGATCCCGCCGAGGTCAACCGGGCGCTGGACGAGATCCAGCGGCTCGACCAGGAACGTCGCGCCCTGATCACGGAGATCGACGCCGAGCGGCAGCGCCGCAAGGCCGAGGCGCGGGCGTACGCGCAGGCGAAGCGGTCCGGCACCGCGCCGGAGCCCGCCGCGCCGGAGGCCGAGCGCAAGCAGCTCGCCGAGCTGGAGTCCCAGCTGGACGAGGTGCAGTCCCGGTTGCGCAGCACCATGAGCGAGCTGCCCAACCTGCCCGCCGACGACGTGGTCGCCGGCGGCAAGGAGGCGAACCGGGTGGTGCGCACCTTCGGCGAGGCACCCGCCATCGAGCAGGTCCGCGACCACGTCGAGCTGAGCCGGGCACTCGGCCTGGTCGACCACGAGCGCGGCGTGAAGCTCGGCGGCTCGGGCTTCTGGATGTACACCGGGATGGGCGCCCGGCTGGAGTGGGCGCTGGTCAACTGGCTGATCGAGCAGAACATCCAGGCCGGCTACGAGTTCCTGCTCCCGCCGCACCTGCTGCTGGACAGCGCCGGCTTCGCCGCCGGGCAGTTCCCCAAGTTCTACGACGACGTCTACCACCTGGACCGGCAGTCCGCCCCGCGCGGCCAGTTCCTGCTGCCCACCGCGGAGACGGCGATCCTCGGCGCGTTCCAGGACGAGATCCTGGAGACCGCGAAGCTGCCGCTGAAGGCGTTCGCCTACACCCCGTGCTACCGCCGGGAGGCGGCCGGCTCGCACTCGGACGAGCGGGGCACGGTGCGCGGCCACCAGTTCAACAAGGTGGAGATCTTCCAGTTCACCCTGCCGGAGCAGGCGGACGCCGCGCTGGAGCAGATGGTCGCCCACGTCGAGGGCCTGGTCGGGGCGTTGGGGCTGCACTTCCAGACCAGCCTGCTCGCGGCCGGCGACGCCAGCGCCGCGATGCGCAAGACCCTCGACGTCGAGGTCTGGATGCCGAGCACCGGCAAGTACAAGGAGGTGTCGTCGGTCTCCTGGGGCGGCGACTACCAGGCCCGCCGGGCGGCCATCCGCTACCGGGAGCCGGGCGGCAAGCAGACCCGCTTCGTGCACACCCTGAACGGTTCGGCGCTGGCCACCAGCCGCCTCTTCCCCGCCATCCTCGAACAGTTCCAGCAGTCCGACGGCTCGGTCCTGGTCCCCGAGGTCCTCCGCCCCCAACTCAACACCGACCGCCTCACCCCGATCCGCTGA
- a CDS encoding cytochrome c biogenesis CcdA family protein, whose amino-acid sequence MTGGLLLALTAGMLGAVNPCGFAMLPAYLSLLVAGPADGRGAVRRALTATAGLTLGYVLVFGAFGLAVAPLTDWLRPRLPWLTVTLGVLLAVAGCCLLAGRRLPSPRPFARAPRLTRSWASMALFGAAYALTSLSCSIAPFLAIVVTSLRAGSPLRGLALFGAYAIGMGLVVAVAALGVALLRGRVVARLRGGGARVPRLSGLVLLVAGGYVAWYGWYEVRLAQARHPFGDPIVLAAARLQHTLADALTTLGPALLTTTLAALLLLALRRPASPRDLAHAAPAEAANRTSGGPKVQDRGGGSVSGSG is encoded by the coding sequence ATGACCGGCGGGCTGCTGCTCGCGCTCACCGCGGGCATGCTCGGCGCGGTCAACCCGTGCGGCTTCGCGATGCTGCCGGCGTACCTGTCGCTGCTGGTCGCCGGCCCCGCCGACGGTCGCGGTGCGGTCCGCCGAGCGCTCACCGCGACGGCCGGGCTGACCCTCGGGTACGTGCTGGTCTTCGGCGCCTTCGGGCTGGCGGTCGCCCCGCTGACCGACTGGCTGCGCCCCCGGCTGCCCTGGCTGACCGTGACCCTCGGCGTGCTGCTGGCGGTGGCCGGCTGCTGTCTGCTCGCCGGCCGGCGGCTGCCCAGCCCGCGCCCGTTCGCCCGGGCGCCCCGGCTGACCCGATCCTGGGCGTCCATGGCGCTGTTCGGCGCGGCGTACGCGCTGACCTCGCTGAGCTGCTCGATCGCCCCGTTCCTGGCGATCGTGGTGACCAGCCTGCGGGCCGGCTCCCCGCTGCGCGGGCTGGCGCTGTTCGGGGCGTACGCGATCGGGATGGGGCTGGTGGTCGCGGTGGCCGCGCTCGGGGTGGCGCTGCTGCGCGGCCGGGTGGTGGCCCGGCTGCGCGGCGGCGGCGCCCGGGTGCCCCGGCTGAGCGGCCTGGTGCTGCTGGTCGCCGGCGGCTACGTCGCCTGGTACGGCTGGTACGAGGTGCGCCTCGCCCAGGCCCGGCACCCCTTCGGCGACCCGATCGTCCTGGCCGCCGCCCGCCTCCAGCACACCCTCGCCGACGCCCTCACCACCCTGGGCCCCGCCCTCCTGACCACCACCCTGGCCGCGCTACTCCTCCTCGCCCTCCGGCGACCCGCCAGCCCCCGCGATCTTGCACATGCCGCCCCGGCAGAAGCCGCAAACCGGACTTCTGGCGGGCCGAAAGTGCAAGATCGCGGGGGCGGGTCGGTCAGCGGATCGGGGTGA
- a CDS encoding DNA polymerase III subunit beta family protein, whose amino-acid sequence MRSIGELARSSGLTVSALRFYDRSGVLVPARVDPATGYRWYTDDQVAPARLVAGLRRVGMPLAGIAEALRHRHQPAVLHRLLDAHLRRLEDGLTDARRELSRIRALIDPEEFPVTTRLVLSRVDLAAAVDAVRFAVGTDPDLPVLAGVLLDVEPDGVRLVATDRHRLAVARVTGKIDGSAVRALLPVDAVDAVRALLDTGAGITPEAHLTVAPNRVEVSVAGRVVAADVPPYDFPDYRRLLHGRVSGAPTYRIPVDVVALRTALTGGGPVLVREHDGVRAKVAVLGLDERGGLRVVGPDETAGPDAVRVGVNREYLLDALDAGGRGQLVLELDGPIAPLAVRRPDEPDVFSILMPVRL is encoded by the coding sequence CTGCGCAGCATCGGCGAGCTGGCCCGCAGCAGCGGGCTGACGGTCAGCGCGCTGCGGTTCTACGACCGGTCCGGGGTGCTGGTCCCGGCCCGGGTCGACCCGGCCACCGGCTACCGCTGGTACACCGACGACCAGGTCGCCCCGGCGCGCCTGGTCGCCGGGCTGCGCCGGGTCGGCATGCCGCTGGCCGGGATCGCCGAGGCGCTGCGGCACCGGCACCAGCCAGCCGTGCTGCACCGACTGCTGGACGCGCACCTGCGCCGGCTGGAGGACGGCCTGACCGACGCCCGCCGTGAGCTCTCCCGGATCCGCGCCCTCATCGACCCGGAGGAGTTCCCCGTGACCACCCGTCTCGTGCTGTCCCGCGTGGACCTGGCCGCCGCCGTCGACGCCGTCCGGTTCGCCGTCGGCACCGACCCCGACCTGCCGGTGCTGGCCGGCGTGCTGCTGGACGTCGAGCCGGACGGCGTACGGCTGGTCGCCACCGACCGGCACCGGCTGGCGGTGGCCCGGGTGACCGGGAAGATCGACGGCTCGGCCGTGCGGGCGCTGCTCCCGGTGGACGCGGTGGACGCCGTGCGCGCCCTGCTCGACACCGGCGCCGGGATCACCCCTGAGGCGCACCTCACCGTCGCCCCGAACCGGGTCGAGGTCTCGGTCGCCGGCCGGGTGGTGGCGGCGGACGTCCCGCCGTACGACTTCCCGGACTACCGCCGGCTGCTGCACGGGCGGGTCAGCGGCGCACCCACGTACCGGATCCCGGTGGACGTGGTGGCGCTGCGTACCGCCCTCACCGGCGGGGGCCCGGTGCTGGTCCGCGAGCACGACGGGGTCCGCGCCAAGGTGGCCGTCCTTGGCCTGGACGAGCGGGGCGGGCTGCGGGTGGTGGGACCGGACGAGACGGCCGGCCCCGACGCGGTGCGGGTGGGCGTGAACCGGGAGTACCTGCTCGACGCCCTGGACGCCGGGGGTCGGGGTCAGCTGGTGCTGGAGCTGGACGGGCCGATCGCCCCGCTGGCCGTGCGCCGCCCGGACGAGCCCGACGTCTTCTCCATCCTCATGCCGGTCCGCCTCTGA
- a CDS encoding LuxR C-terminal-related transcriptional regulator: MPEEADRAEVAETPTDVIAPEGAAAPVDVPTGTAPADPTGPLGGTRVVPVGAAAPDRPTLLASRLAAPAPPEPVLVRPRLLDRLDRGVAGPVTLVSAPAGWGKTTLLATWARAVQVEPPPAWVAVEDGDTGERLWSYLAAALRAAVAGGPDGASQSPVPDAPPRPDQLELLAAALAGRERPVLLVLDDLHRITDPAALTGLEFLLRHAEGRLRLVVGARTGPPLALHRWRLAGELTEIGPADLAFTDDEVADLLVAHAVPLPAAAVPRLRARTGGWPAGLRFAALALRAQADPARAVERFGGDQPDVAGYLRDEVLAPLDPDARDVLRRSAVAAAVCADLADAVTGRADAGQVLADLARTGGFLEHDGGTPPWYRCHPLLADLLRDELGRLPAEELRELHLRAAGWYAGNGRPAEALRHALAGGEWDRATELLIARWPELMPYEREVPAGPAPAEPPDGAVRRDPELGLACAAERAYAGDADAAAGQLRRAVGYARDLPAPRRDRFRRLATALELTLARLTGDHGEVRRAAARLLATRPTPAGPGDDPRAGAGEDADARAVAGAALGLAALAEGELPAAGERFAEALAAAREAGRTRTELVCASRSALLDAVRGELRVAERTAREALGMPPCQGWSCRLDCGYAYLALALVAWHRDEPAEAGAHLTLADPATADPVPAALAALCRAELLAAGGEPATALRLLAAARETAPGPELAAWLTAGEAQLRAAVGDLDTARARLTDALRAAEHGSVVEGPVSGGEPGPDRTVAPPGSAPDRPAGLAAPGRATGPGGAAVLGVGLARVELRAGDPRAAGRALPDWMAPAADAWPLPVRLAAGLLDAALAGAGGDDRRAGRLLEQVLDLAGPEGYRRVFTRADPGVRDLLATHLDSGTAHWATVSDLVRGADERGADEPPERPGGPERTLDEPLTERELTILRYLQSILSNVEIASELSLSVNTVKTHVRNIYRKLDATRRREAVRRARELRLI; this comes from the coding sequence ATGCCGGAGGAGGCCGACCGCGCCGAGGTCGCCGAAACGCCAACCGACGTCATCGCGCCTGAGGGCGCTGCCGCGCCCGTCGACGTGCCGACGGGCACCGCCCCGGCGGATCCGACCGGCCCGCTGGGCGGGACCCGGGTGGTGCCGGTCGGGGCTGCTGCGCCCGACCGCCCGACCCTGCTGGCCTCCCGGCTGGCCGCGCCCGCGCCGCCCGAGCCGGTGCTGGTCCGGCCCCGGCTGCTGGACCGGCTGGACCGGGGGGTGGCCGGTCCGGTGACGCTGGTCTCCGCGCCGGCCGGCTGGGGCAAGACCACCCTGCTCGCCACGTGGGCGCGCGCCGTCCAGGTCGAGCCGCCACCGGCGTGGGTGGCGGTGGAGGACGGCGACACGGGGGAGCGGCTCTGGTCGTACCTGGCGGCGGCCCTGCGGGCGGCGGTGGCCGGCGGGCCGGACGGGGCGTCCCAGTCGCCCGTGCCGGACGCGCCGCCCCGACCCGACCAGCTCGAACTGCTCGCCGCGGCACTGGCCGGCCGGGAGCGCCCGGTGCTGCTGGTCCTGGACGACCTGCACCGGATCACCGACCCGGCCGCACTGACCGGGCTGGAATTCCTGCTCCGGCACGCGGAGGGGCGGCTGCGGCTGGTGGTCGGGGCACGCACCGGGCCGCCGTTGGCCCTGCACCGGTGGCGGCTGGCCGGGGAGCTGACCGAGATCGGCCCGGCGGACCTGGCGTTCACCGACGACGAGGTGGCGGACCTGCTGGTGGCGCACGCGGTGCCGCTGCCCGCGGCGGCGGTGCCCCGGCTCCGGGCCCGGACCGGCGGCTGGCCGGCCGGTCTGCGCTTCGCCGCCCTGGCGCTGCGCGCCCAGGCCGACCCGGCCCGGGCGGTCGAGCGGTTCGGCGGCGACCAGCCGGACGTCGCCGGCTATCTGCGCGACGAGGTGCTCGCCCCGCTGGACCCGGACGCCCGGGACGTGCTGCGGCGCAGCGCCGTCGCGGCGGCCGTCTGCGCCGACCTGGCCGACGCGGTGACCGGGCGGGCCGATGCCGGCCAGGTGCTGGCCGATTTGGCCCGGACCGGCGGCTTCCTCGAACACGACGGCGGCACCCCGCCCTGGTACCGGTGCCACCCCCTGCTGGCCGACCTGCTCCGCGACGAGCTGGGCCGGCTGCCCGCGGAGGAGCTGCGCGAGCTGCACCTGCGGGCGGCCGGCTGGTACGCGGGCAACGGCCGGCCGGCGGAGGCGCTGCGGCACGCGCTGGCCGGTGGCGAGTGGGACCGGGCCACCGAGCTGCTGATCGCCCGGTGGCCGGAGCTGATGCCGTACGAGCGGGAGGTCCCGGCCGGCCCAGCCCCGGCCGAGCCGCCCGACGGGGCGGTCCGCCGGGATCCGGAGCTGGGGCTGGCCTGCGCCGCCGAGCGGGCGTACGCGGGCGACGCCGATGCCGCCGCCGGGCAGCTGCGGCGCGCCGTCGGGTATGCCCGCGACCTGCCCGCCCCCCGCCGCGACCGGTTCCGCCGGCTGGCCACCGCGCTGGAGCTCACCCTGGCCCGGCTCACCGGCGACCACGGGGAGGTACGCCGGGCCGCCGCCCGGCTGCTCGCCACCCGTCCCACCCCGGCGGGGCCGGGCGATGACCCGCGGGCCGGGGCGGGGGAGGACGCCGACGCCCGCGCGGTGGCGGGCGCCGCGCTCGGCCTGGCCGCGCTGGCCGAGGGGGAGCTGCCCGCCGCCGGGGAGCGGTTCGCCGAGGCGCTCGCCGCCGCCCGGGAGGCGGGCCGGACCCGCACGGAACTGGTCTGCGCGAGCCGGTCGGCGCTGCTGGACGCGGTCCGGGGCGAGCTGCGGGTGGCCGAGCGGACCGCCCGGGAGGCGCTGGGCATGCCGCCCTGCCAGGGCTGGTCGTGCCGGCTGGACTGCGGGTACGCGTACCTGGCTCTGGCCCTGGTGGCGTGGCACCGGGACGAGCCGGCGGAGGCCGGCGCGCACCTGACGCTCGCCGACCCGGCCACCGCGGACCCGGTGCCGGCCGCGCTGGCGGCGCTCTGCCGGGCCGAGCTGCTCGCCGCGGGCGGCGAGCCGGCCACCGCCCTGCGGCTGCTCGCCGCGGCCCGGGAGACCGCGCCCGGGCCCGAGCTGGCCGCCTGGCTCACCGCCGGCGAGGCGCAGCTCCGCGCGGCGGTCGGCGACCTGGACACCGCCCGCGCCCGGCTCACCGACGCGCTGCGCGCCGCTGAGCACGGATCCGTGGTGGAGGGTCCGGTGTCCGGCGGCGAGCCGGGTCCGGATCGGACGGTCGCGCCCCCCGGGTCGGCACCGGACCGGCCGGCCGGGCTCGCTGCGCCGGGCCGCGCGACCGGGCCCGGCGGGGCGGCGGTGCTGGGGGTGGGGCTGGCCCGGGTGGAGCTGCGGGCGGGGGACCCGCGCGCCGCCGGTCGGGCGCTGCCCGACTGGATGGCCCCCGCCGCCGACGCCTGGCCGCTGCCGGTCCGGCTCGCCGCCGGCCTCCTGGACGCGGCGCTGGCCGGGGCGGGCGGCGACGACCGGCGGGCCGGGCGGCTCCTGGAGCAGGTGCTCGACCTGGCCGGACCGGAGGGCTACCGGCGGGTCTTCACCCGGGCCGACCCGGGGGTACGCGACCTGCTCGCCACGCATCTGGACTCCGGCACGGCGCACTGGGCGACGGTGAGCGACCTGGTGCGCGGCGCGGACGAGCGGGGCGCCGACGAGCCGCCCGAGCGGCCGGGCGGGCCGGAGCGGACGCTGGACGAGCCGCTCACCGAGCGGGAGCTGACCATCCTGCGCTACCTGCAGAGCATCCTGTCCAACGTGGAGATCGCCAGCGAGCTGTCGCTGTCGGTCAACACGGTGAAGACCCACGTCCGCAACATCTACCGCAAGCTCGACGCGACCCGCCGGCGCGAAGCGGTCCGGCGGGCCCGTGAGCTCCGGTTGATCTGA